A region of the Wenzhouxiangella sp. XN201 genome:
GCCGGTTGTTGGCTTCGACAGCCGCTTCGACCTTCGCCTGAAGGTGATGGTCGACAAACGGCCCTTTCTTGATCGAACGTGGCATGGCGTTTTCCTGTTACTTGCGCTTGCGAGAACGCGTGATGTGCTTGTCAGTGCGCTTGTTCTTGCGGGTGCGCTTGCCCTTGGTCGACACACCCCAGGGCGTGACCGGATGACGGCCACCCGAGGTGCGGCCTTCACCCCCGCCGTGCGGGTGATCGACCGGGTTCATTGCGACACCGCGCACGGTCGGGCGCACGCCCTTCCAGCGCTTGGCACCGGCCTTGCCCAACTTCTCGAGGTTGTGTTCGACGTTGGCGACCTGGCCGATGGTGGCGCGGCAATTCGAATGCGCCTTGCGCATTTCGCCGGAACGCAGCAGCACGGTGGCGTATTGGCCTTCGCGCGCCACCAGCTGCACCGAGGCACCGGCACTGCGCGCCAGCTGGCCGCCCTTGCCGGGCTTGAGCTCGACGTTATGAATCTGCGTACCCACGGGAATCGAGCGCAACTGCATGGCGTTGCCCGGCTTGATCGGGGCTTCGCTGCCGCTCAGAATCTCGTCGCCGGCCCGGACATTGCGCGGCGCCAGGATATAGCGGCGCTCACCGTCGATGTACTTGATCAGCGCAATGTGCGCGCTGCGATTCGGATCGTACTCGATTCGCTCAACCACGCCGCGCACCCCGTCCTTGTCGCGACGGAAGTCAATCACGCGATAGTGGTGCTTGTGTCCGCCGCCGCGATGCCGGGTCGTGATGCGACCGGCATTGTTGCGCCCGCCCGTCGAACCCTGAGGTTCCAGCAAGGGCGCATACGGCTCACCTTTCCACAGGTGAGCGTGCTTGACCTGCACGAGACCGCGGCGGCCCGGAGACGTTGGTTTTGCCTTTACGATTGCCATGATTCTATTCCCGTCTCACTA
Encoded here:
- the rplB gene encoding 50S ribosomal protein L2 — its product is MAIVKAKPTSPGRRGLVQVKHAHLWKGEPYAPLLEPQGSTGGRNNAGRITTRHRGGGHKHHYRVIDFRRDKDGVRGVVERIEYDPNRSAHIALIKYIDGERRYILAPRNVRAGDEILSGSEAPIKPGNAMQLRSIPVGTQIHNVELKPGKGGQLARSAGASVQLVAREGQYATVLLRSGEMRKAHSNCRATIGQVANVEHNLEKLGKAGAKRWKGVRPTVRGVAMNPVDHPHGGGEGRTSGGRHPVTPWGVSTKGKRTRKNKRTDKHITRSRKRK